From Methanocella paludicola SANAE, a single genomic window includes:
- the gyrA gene encoding DNA gyrase subunit A: MATQETVLPVKIEEEMRKSYIDYAMSVIVGRALPDVRDGLKPVHRRVLYGMYELGNTYDKPYKKSARVVGDVMGKYHPHGDMAIYDTIVRMVQDFSLRYPLIDGQGNFGSVDGDSAAAMRYTEVRMAKIADEMLDDLDKETVNFVPNFDESLKEPSVLPAKLPNLLINGSSGIAVGMATNIPPHNISEVIDGTVALINDPAIEPLELLKLITGPDFPTGAYIYGREGIKDAYLTGRGSIKIRAKAEITEEGGRNVILVTEIPYMVNKAKLIENIADLVRDKKLEGISDLRDESDRDGMRIVIELKKGANANVLLNQLYRHTQMETTFGVNNLALVDNQPRTLSLKETLEYYLKHRQEVVTRRSQFELKKAQAREHILAGLLVALDNIDDFVNILRRSASADDAKAVFMSKYGLSEEQSKAILDMRLRGLTGLERRKIEDERAELIKLIAHLKEVLASPQMVLDIIKNELLELRAKYGDGRRTIIKESDGEIVDEDLIPVENVVVTISNTGYIKRQPVDTYRTQRRGGMGIMGMETKEEDFVVDVFTASTHDHLLFFTNKGRVYVLKVYEIPEASRQSRGKAIVNLLTLMPNESVNAMIPIKEFDEKHYLIMCTREGTIKKTALSSFQNIRRTGIIAIGLDEGDELISVKLTNGGQEVLIATRNGKANRFSESEVRPMGRQAGGVIGIRLTEKDKVIGMEVVSESASILTVCENGFGKRTAISEYTPHHRGGQGMINIKTTLRNGGVVAIASVTDDDQLLVVTRDGIMMRINVKDISEISRNTQGVKIITLKSENDAVVGVAKLVSEKKEEEI; the protein is encoded by the coding sequence ATGGCAACACAGGAGACAGTTTTACCGGTCAAGATAGAAGAGGAGATGCGTAAGTCCTACATCGATTACGCGATGAGCGTTATCGTGGGGCGTGCGTTGCCGGACGTACGTGACGGGCTGAAGCCTGTTCACCGCCGTGTTTTGTACGGCATGTACGAGCTGGGCAACACTTACGATAAGCCTTATAAGAAGTCGGCCAGGGTGGTCGGAGACGTCATGGGTAAGTACCACCCGCACGGCGACATGGCCATCTACGATACCATCGTCAGGATGGTCCAGGACTTCTCATTGCGTTACCCGCTCATCGATGGCCAGGGCAACTTCGGCAGCGTGGACGGCGATAGCGCCGCAGCCATGCGTTACACCGAGGTCCGCATGGCGAAGATCGCGGACGAGATGCTCGACGACCTGGACAAGGAGACCGTCAACTTCGTGCCCAATTTCGATGAATCGCTGAAGGAGCCTTCCGTGCTACCGGCAAAGCTCCCGAACCTGCTCATTAACGGCTCATCGGGCATCGCAGTGGGCATGGCGACCAACATCCCGCCGCACAACATTTCCGAGGTCATCGACGGCACGGTCGCGTTGATCAACGACCCGGCGATCGAGCCTCTTGAGCTATTGAAACTCATCACCGGCCCCGATTTCCCCACCGGCGCTTACATCTACGGCCGGGAAGGCATTAAGGACGCATATCTCACTGGCAGGGGCTCCATAAAGATCAGGGCCAAAGCCGAGATCACGGAGGAAGGCGGCAGGAACGTCATCCTTGTCACCGAGATCCCGTACATGGTCAACAAGGCAAAGCTCATCGAGAACATCGCCGACCTGGTGAGGGATAAGAAGCTCGAGGGCATATCAGACCTGAGAGACGAGTCCGACCGGGACGGCATGCGGATCGTCATCGAGCTCAAGAAGGGCGCCAACGCCAACGTGCTGCTGAACCAGCTTTACAGGCACACCCAGATGGAGACGACCTTCGGCGTCAACAACCTGGCGCTGGTGGACAACCAGCCCAGGACGCTGAGCCTGAAGGAGACGCTGGAGTACTACCTCAAGCACAGGCAGGAAGTCGTAACCCGCAGAAGCCAGTTCGAGCTGAAGAAGGCCCAGGCCAGGGAACACATACTGGCAGGCCTGCTGGTGGCCCTGGACAACATCGACGACTTCGTCAATATCCTGAGGAGGTCCGCCAGCGCGGACGACGCGAAGGCCGTGTTCATGTCGAAGTACGGCCTCTCCGAAGAGCAGTCGAAGGCCATCCTTGACATGCGGCTCAGGGGCCTCACGGGCCTGGAGCGCAGGAAGATCGAGGACGAGCGCGCCGAATTAATAAAGCTGATCGCGCACCTGAAGGAGGTGCTGGCCAGCCCGCAGATGGTGCTGGACATCATAAAGAACGAGCTTCTCGAGCTCAGGGCAAAGTATGGCGACGGGCGGAGGACCATCATCAAGGAGTCCGACGGCGAGATCGTCGACGAGGACCTCATTCCCGTAGAGAATGTCGTCGTCACGATCTCTAACACGGGCTACATAAAGAGGCAGCCCGTGGACACGTACCGGACCCAGCGCAGGGGCGGCATGGGCATCATGGGCATGGAGACCAAGGAAGAGGACTTCGTCGTCGATGTCTTCACGGCCTCCACGCACGACCACCTGCTCTTCTTCACCAACAAGGGCAGAGTATACGTGTTGAAGGTCTACGAGATACCCGAGGCCAGCCGGCAGTCCAGGGGCAAGGCGATCGTGAATTTGCTCACGCTGATGCCGAACGAGTCGGTCAACGCCATGATCCCCATCAAGGAGTTCGACGAGAAGCACTACCTGATCATGTGTACCCGCGAGGGCACGATCAAGAAGACGGCGCTCTCGTCTTTCCAGAACATCCGCAGGACGGGCATCATCGCCATCGGGCTGGACGAGGGCGACGAGCTCATATCGGTCAAGCTCACGAACGGTGGCCAGGAAGTGCTGATCGCGACGAGGAACGGCAAGGCGAACCGCTTCAGCGAATCGGAAGTCCGGCCCATGGGCCGCCAGGCGGGCGGCGTCATAGGCATCCGGCTCACCGAGAAGGACAAGGTCATCGGCATGGAAGTCGTCAGCGAGAGCGCGTCCATCCTGACGGTCTGCGAGAACGGCTTCGGCAAGCGGACCGCGATCTCGGAGTATACCCCGCACCACCGGGGCGGCCAGGGCATGATCAACATCAAGACCACCCTCCGGAACGGCGGCGTCGTGGCGATCGCCTCGGTCACCGACGACGACCAGCTGCTCGTGGTCACCCGGGACGGCATCATGATGCGCATCAACGTGAAGGACATCTCGGAGATCAGCCGCAACACCCAGGGCGTCAAGATCATCACGCTCAAGTCGGAGAACGACGCCGTGGTGGGCGTCGCCAAGCTGGTGTCCGAGAAGAAGGAAGAAGAGATCTAA
- the gyrB gene encoding DNA topoisomerase (ATP-hydrolyzing) subunit B — MSNEIPAQAYDASSIQVLEGLEAVRKRPSMYIGSTDYRGLHHLVYEVVDNSIDEALAGYCHNIEVTINKDGSVTVSDDGRGIPVEMHEKYKRPALEIVMTMLHAGGKFDNLTYKVSGGLHGVGVSVVNALSEWLRVEVRRNEKLWVQEYVRGKPKDEVHEIGTAIGTGTTTIFKPDPTIFETTEFKYEILVNRLRELAFLNKGVKITLMDARSGVSDTFHYEGGIVQFVQYLNEGKTPVNEKVIYFEKQKDTTDVEIAMQYNDGYSEIVLAFANNIHTTEGGTHLSGFRSALTRSFNDYAKKNSLLKGDMQFSGEDIREGLTAIISVKLTNPQFEGQTKTKLGNSDVQGIVNSLVGEGLDDFLEENPSEARKIIDKAVQAFQAREAARKARELTRRKSVLENTTLPGKLADCSERDPSKCELYLVEGDSAGGSAKQGRNRLFQAILPLRGKILNVEKARLDRVLTSEEIRALITAMGTSVGEDFVIDKARYHKIILMTDADVDGAHIRTLLLTFFFRYMKPLIEAGYVYIAQPPLFRAKKGKEERYAYNEEALAGILEEMGRNGVAVNRYKGLGEMNPEQLWSTTMDPQTRTVLQVTMEDAVEADRTFTLLMGDKVEPRRDFIVQNAKFVRNLDV; from the coding sequence ATGTCAAATGAAATCCCGGCACAAGCCTACGATGCCTCAAGCATCCAGGTCCTGGAAGGACTGGAGGCCGTCAGGAAGAGGCCCAGCATGTACATAGGCTCCACAGATTACCGGGGCCTGCATCACCTGGTCTACGAGGTCGTCGACAACAGCATCGACGAAGCGCTGGCCGGCTATTGCCACAACATAGAGGTCACGATCAATAAGGACGGGAGCGTGACCGTCAGCGACGACGGCAGAGGCATCCCCGTCGAGATGCACGAGAAGTACAAGAGGCCGGCGCTGGAGATCGTCATGACGATGCTCCACGCGGGCGGCAAGTTCGATAACCTGACGTATAAGGTCTCGGGCGGCCTGCACGGCGTCGGCGTATCGGTAGTGAACGCCCTATCCGAGTGGCTCCGGGTCGAAGTACGCCGGAACGAAAAGCTCTGGGTACAGGAGTATGTCCGGGGCAAGCCCAAGGACGAGGTCCACGAGATAGGCACGGCCATCGGCACGGGCACTACGACCATTTTTAAGCCCGACCCCACGATCTTCGAGACGACGGAGTTCAAGTACGAGATCCTGGTGAACCGGCTGCGCGAATTGGCGTTCCTGAACAAGGGCGTCAAGATCACCCTTATGGACGCGCGATCGGGAGTTTCGGACACCTTCCATTACGAGGGAGGCATCGTCCAGTTCGTCCAGTACCTGAACGAGGGAAAGACGCCCGTCAACGAGAAGGTCATATACTTCGAGAAGCAGAAGGACACCACCGACGTCGAGATCGCCATGCAGTACAACGACGGGTACAGCGAGATCGTCCTTGCCTTCGCCAATAACATTCATACCACCGAGGGCGGCACGCACCTCAGCGGCTTCCGCTCGGCGCTTACGCGCAGTTTCAACGACTACGCGAAGAAGAACAGCCTGCTCAAGGGCGACATGCAGTTCTCGGGCGAGGACATCCGGGAAGGCTTAACGGCCATTATCAGCGTCAAGCTGACCAACCCGCAGTTCGAAGGCCAGACGAAGACCAAGCTGGGCAACAGCGACGTGCAGGGCATCGTCAACTCGCTCGTCGGCGAGGGCTTAGACGATTTCCTCGAGGAGAACCCCTCGGAAGCCCGAAAGATCATCGATAAGGCCGTGCAGGCGTTCCAGGCCCGCGAGGCGGCCCGGAAGGCCAGGGAGCTCACCCGGCGCAAGTCCGTGCTGGAGAACACCACGCTTCCCGGCAAGCTGGCCGACTGCAGTGAGCGTGACCCGTCGAAGTGCGAGCTCTACCTGGTAGAGGGCGACTCGGCCGGCGGCTCCGCCAAGCAGGGCCGTAACAGGCTGTTCCAGGCGATATTACCTTTAAGGGGCAAGATCCTGAACGTGGAGAAGGCCCGGCTGGACAGGGTCCTCACGAGCGAGGAGATCAGGGCCCTCATCACGGCCATGGGCACCAGCGTGGGCGAGGACTTCGTCATCGATAAGGCCCGCTATCACAAGATCATACTCATGACGGATGCGGACGTGGACGGGGCCCATATCAGGACACTCCTGCTCACGTTCTTCTTCCGCTATATGAAGCCGCTGATCGAAGCGGGCTACGTGTACATCGCCCAGCCACCCCTGTTCCGGGCGAAGAAGGGAAAGGAAGAGAGGTACGCGTACAACGAGGAGGCCCTCGCCGGCATCCTCGAGGAAATGGGAAGGAACGGGGTCGCAGTGAACCGCTACAAGGGTCTCGGCGAAATGAACCCCGAGCAGCTGTGGTCGACGACGATGGACCCGCAGACGAGGACCGTCCTGCAGGTGACCATGGAGGACGCCGTGGAGGCGGACCGCACGTTCACGCTGCTCATGGGAGACAAAGTGGAGCCCAGGCGGGACTTCATCGTACAGAACGCGAAGTTCGTAAGGAACCTGGATGTATAA
- a CDS encoding S4 domain-containing protein — translation MRLDEYLVSEGLVPSRSRAKRLIEKGQVKVDGKAVLKPSQKVEYGRKVAIEGEDMPEGYFKLKGIQEASGILRPGDVVLDIGSSAGGFLMFASGIASRVVGIEFSREFLEPLSNVEKEYPGVKVMFGDAFRMDLAALGGPYDVILNDMTVEPLTSIEVLKRFLPLLKEHGRIVQVVKLGPRGTPEPMIKKLAEAGLKIQKVIRPQKMEAYIVAEK, via the coding sequence ATGAGGCTTGATGAGTACCTGGTAAGTGAGGGCCTGGTCCCCTCCAGGAGCCGGGCGAAGCGGCTTATTGAAAAAGGCCAGGTGAAGGTGGACGGTAAGGCTGTCCTGAAGCCCTCGCAGAAGGTCGAATATGGGCGCAAGGTGGCGATCGAGGGCGAAGACATGCCCGAGGGCTACTTTAAGCTTAAAGGGATCCAGGAAGCGTCGGGCATCCTGCGCCCGGGCGACGTAGTCCTGGACATCGGCTCCAGCGCCGGCGGCTTCCTGATGTTCGCCTCGGGCATAGCCTCCCGGGTGGTGGGCATCGAGTTCAGCCGCGAGTTTCTCGAGCCGCTGTCAAATGTTGAAAAAGAGTATCCCGGCGTGAAGGTGATGTTCGGCGACGCTTTCAGAATGGACCTGGCGGCCCTGGGCGGCCCCTACGACGTTATTTTGAACGACATGACCGTGGAGCCCCTTACGTCCATAGAAGTCTTAAAACGCTTTTTACCGCTGCTTAAAGAGCATGGCCGTATCGTTCAGGTGGTTAAGCTTGGCCCCAGAGGCACGCCCGAGCCGATGATCAAGAAGCTCGCAGAGGCCGGGCTTAAAATACAAAAAGTCATCAGGCCCCAAAAGATGGAGGCCTACATCGTTGCGGAAAAATAG
- a CDS encoding DUF362 domain-containing protein, which produces MAKSTLISIVHTSDPVEGPKKALDMIGAGGILNRYERVLIKPNYVNSSKPETGVTTDPRVVKGIVEYLLDHGWSNKEFAVGEGGMASYDTMETFRSTGLVDALEDYEVTLYDLNAQPHVEVDIPGGKSLKSVRVAKPFIDYDCILSVPKLKVHVWSLSTLSMKNMMGGILPKGIMHDDLHQKIVDLNRVFGPELTVIDGIIGCQGHELACDPIRSDVIIAGEDFVATDAVGSFLMGLCPDDIPYLKLAKKAGMGENEMEKIEYMGETISQLRKYYRM; this is translated from the coding sequence ATGGCGAAGAGCACCCTTATTTCGATAGTCCACACGAGCGACCCCGTCGAAGGCCCGAAGAAGGCGCTGGACATGATCGGGGCCGGCGGCATTTTAAACAGGTACGAGCGGGTGCTGATCAAGCCTAATTATGTGAACTCGAGCAAGCCCGAGACGGGAGTCACAACGGACCCCCGCGTCGTCAAAGGGATCGTCGAGTACCTGCTGGACCATGGCTGGAGCAATAAGGAGTTCGCCGTGGGCGAGGGCGGCATGGCGAGCTACGACACGATGGAGACGTTCCGCAGTACCGGGCTCGTGGACGCCCTCGAGGATTACGAGGTAACGCTGTATGACCTGAACGCGCAGCCCCACGTGGAAGTAGATATCCCCGGCGGCAAATCGCTGAAAAGCGTACGGGTGGCAAAGCCGTTCATCGATTATGACTGCATCCTCTCGGTGCCAAAGCTCAAGGTGCACGTCTGGTCGCTCTCGACCCTCTCGATGAAGAACATGATGGGCGGCATACTGCCGAAGGGCATCATGCACGACGACCTGCACCAGAAGATCGTCGACCTTAACCGCGTGTTCGGGCCCGAGCTCACGGTCATCGACGGCATCATCGGGTGCCAGGGCCACGAGCTTGCCTGTGACCCCATCCGGTCTGATGTCATCATCGCGGGCGAGGACTTCGTGGCCACGGACGCTGTAGGCTCGTTCCTCATGGGGCTATGCCCTGACGACATCCCCTACCTGAAGCTCGCAAAAAAGGCAGGCATGGGCGAGAACGAGATGGAGAAGATCGAGTACATGGGGGAGACGATCAGTCAGCTCCGGAAATACTACCGCATGTGA
- a CDS encoding protease inhibitor I42 family protein: protein MTGKLTDSLPLALSGLVIAGILVAFIASVMLPSRGIEASYGAADNGKEISIGEGTTFKIILDENPTTGYSWNTTVTSGLRVENSEFIQGGNAGLAGAGGTHEWTIKATGKGEQQFTAIYKRPWEPTTGSESAFTLKILVN from the coding sequence ATGACTGGAAAACTGACCGATTCGTTGCCGCTGGCCCTGTCCGGGCTGGTCATCGCCGGTATTCTCGTCGCTTTCATTGCGAGCGTTATGCTGCCGTCCCGGGGCATCGAGGCCTCGTACGGCGCAGCGGATAATGGTAAGGAAATCTCTATAGGCGAAGGCACGACTTTCAAGATCATCCTGGACGAGAACCCGACCACGGGGTACTCGTGGAACACGACCGTGACGTCGGGCCTGAGGGTAGAGAACAGCGAATTCATACAGGGCGGTAATGCCGGGCTGGCAGGCGCCGGGGGCACTCACGAGTGGACCATCAAGGCGACCGGCAAGGGCGAGCAGCAATTCACGGCCATATACAAGCGCCCCTGGGAGCCCACGACCGGCAGCGAGAGCGCCTTCACGCTCAAGATACTGGTAAATTAA
- the hgcB gene encoding mercury methylation ferredoxin HgcB, with the protein MFNSYKVNTLKFDPEECTGCGMCTKVCPHAVFAYQDKKVVLANKEACMECGACFLNCPTTAIEVESGVGCAAAMIKAALTGGPETCDCGCDETDKPPGCC; encoded by the coding sequence ATGTTCAACTCGTACAAAGTTAATACACTCAAGTTCGACCCTGAAGAATGTACAGGCTGCGGCATGTGCACGAAGGTCTGCCCGCACGCCGTTTTTGCATACCAGGATAAGAAGGTGGTGCTGGCCAACAAAGAGGCGTGCATGGAGTGCGGAGCCTGCTTCCTGAACTGTCCGACCACGGCCATCGAGGTCGAGAGCGGCGTCGGCTGCGCGGCGGCGATGATCAAGGCGGCGCTGACGGGCGGCCCGGAGACCTGCGACTGCGGCTGCGACGAGACCGATAAACCTCCGGGCTGCTGCTAA
- the hgcA gene encoding mercury methylation corrinoid protein HgcA: protein MAESISVSKIVRTTSTLTLKDRLDHFMTRWGYRRAYHRVEPGLYSLGNPTAESPVLVTANYTLSFDALRSNLKDVDCYILVLDTKGINVWCAAGKGTFGTDELMNRIKATGLEGAVSHRKVILPQLGAAGVSAFSLKEWCGWNVEYGPVRAEDLPEYLKTHRATPAMRKVLFGLWDRIQLIPVELVSVFLAMAAASIILYFIMGLTAALAALACVLAGVVLFPVLLPYIPVKDFSAKGLILGLLVALQFAYIAFTAPGSATLNAVAAAGYLLAMPPVTAYLALNFTGCSTFTSRTGVRREIFTYIMPMAVMFGLGALIFIGLNVARFMGVA from the coding sequence ATGGCTGAGAGTATTTCTGTTTCCAAAATCGTCCGGACGACATCGACGTTAACGCTCAAGGACCGGCTCGACCACTTCATGACCCGGTGGGGATATCGCCGGGCGTATCACCGGGTGGAGCCCGGCCTGTACTCGCTGGGCAATCCGACGGCGGAGTCGCCCGTGCTGGTCACGGCCAACTATACGCTGAGCTTCGACGCATTGCGCTCCAATTTAAAGGACGTGGACTGCTACATCTTAGTGCTCGACACGAAGGGCATCAACGTCTGGTGTGCGGCCGGCAAGGGCACGTTCGGCACCGATGAGCTGATGAACCGTATCAAGGCGACCGGCCTTGAGGGGGCGGTCAGCCATCGCAAGGTGATCCTGCCGCAGCTTGGCGCAGCGGGCGTGTCCGCATTCTCGCTTAAAGAGTGGTGCGGGTGGAATGTCGAGTACGGCCCCGTGAGGGCGGAGGACCTGCCCGAATATTTAAAGACGCACAGGGCTACGCCGGCGATGCGAAAGGTCCTGTTCGGCCTGTGGGACCGCATACAGCTCATACCGGTGGAACTGGTCAGCGTCTTTCTGGCTATGGCGGCGGCCTCGATCATACTTTACTTTATCATGGGGCTGACGGCCGCCCTGGCAGCGCTGGCCTGCGTACTGGCGGGCGTCGTGCTATTCCCTGTATTACTACCGTATATACCGGTGAAGGACTTTAGCGCCAAAGGGCTCATCCTGGGGTTGCTGGTAGCCCTGCAGTTTGCCTATATCGCTTTTACGGCCCCTGGCTCCGCAACGTTAAATGCTGTCGCTGCAGCCGGCTACTTGCTGGCGATGCCGCCGGTGACGGCATACCTCGCACTGAACTTTACCGGATGTTCGACCTTCACGTCCAGGACCGGAGTGCGCAGGGAGATATTCACGTACATCATGCCCATGGCAGTCATGTTCGGCCTGGGAGCGCTCATATTCATAGGCCTGAACGTTGCACGATTCATGGGGGTGGCCTGA
- the hgcC gene encoding HgcAB-associated protein HgcC: MGRKAKKDMEPPCCQTNVGGYRVEAMVSVDERGQMVMPKELRDKIGIKAGDKLVVLSWQSEGDVCCISLIKTDYFLSIMKDRLGPMMGELTTGK, encoded by the coding sequence ATGGGAAGAAAGGCGAAAAAGGACATGGAGCCCCCGTGCTGCCAGACGAACGTGGGCGGCTACAGGGTCGAGGCGATGGTGAGCGTCGACGAGCGGGGCCAGATGGTGATGCCTAAGGAATTGAGGGATAAGATCGGCATAAAGGCCGGCGACAAGCTGGTGGTGCTGAGCTGGCAGAGCGAAGGCGACGTATGCTGCATCTCGCTTATCAAGACGGACTATTTCCTTAGCATAATGAAGGACAGGCTCGGGCCCATGATGGGCGAGCTTACGACGGGGAAATAA
- a CDS encoding AbrB/MazE/SpoVT family DNA-binding domain-containing protein, whose protein sequence is MDASSSKVSSQNQITLPAEVRDRLGIGPGDKVVFVEEDDKVVIRNLKDLIYEVVEGFKDFDKTDKEFRDAWAKRLKREGID, encoded by the coding sequence ATGGATGCCAGTTCAAGTAAAGTATCAAGCCAAAACCAGATCACGTTGCCGGCCGAGGTACGCGATAGGCTGGGCATCGGACCTGGCGATAAGGTCGTGTTCGTCGAGGAGGACGATAAGGTCGTTATCAGGAACCTGAAAGATCTGATCTACGAGGTAGTTGAAGGTTTCAAGGATTTTGACAAAACGGATAAAGAGTTCAGGGATGCATGGGCAAAAAGGCTGAAGAGAGAAGGTATTGACTGA
- a CDS encoding tRNA pseudouridine(54/55) synthase Pus10 has translation MTIIETAKCILKEGPVCDPCLGRQFGKLSTGLTNAQRGFAIKTEMSMQAAADGDRETQQLLAPAFAQARKVLGIEGQDEECWLCRGLFQNPENIQKWADRCIESVSGYEHDTLLVGTKVPPIYSEKEEVIWAECGVAHAEPLKAELNREVGKAVSQKTGKEVDFKRPDVVFTIDLAADRVVPKINSLFIYGRYNKYVRDIPQTRWPCRECGGKGKKGEAECEHCKGTGKMYPTSVEEQINHEVIDEFKAGDAILHGAGREDIDGRMLGDGRPFVMEVINPRVRWVDLDALRERINAYASEKVAVSGLHYVDKDSVEQVKSIKPDKTYRLKVIYNDDISIETLKSSLATLSNSTILQRTPVRVSHRRADLERKRKVHSITLGELNEADKYFTITVRCEGGLYVKELVSGDNGRTSPSLSALLNRQARVTELDVMNVEGGISWQDHMVKEKRPGTSSQRR, from the coding sequence ATGACGATCATCGAAACGGCAAAGTGCATACTCAAGGAGGGCCCGGTCTGTGATCCGTGCCTGGGCCGCCAGTTCGGCAAGCTCTCGACGGGGCTGACCAACGCCCAGCGCGGCTTCGCCATCAAGACGGAGATGTCCATGCAGGCGGCGGCGGACGGCGACAGGGAGACGCAGCAATTGCTGGCGCCGGCCTTCGCACAGGCGCGCAAGGTGCTCGGCATCGAGGGCCAGGACGAGGAATGCTGGCTTTGCCGCGGGCTCTTCCAGAACCCCGAGAACATACAGAAGTGGGCCGACAGGTGTATCGAGTCCGTGAGCGGCTACGAGCACGACACGCTGCTCGTCGGCACGAAAGTGCCGCCCATATACTCCGAAAAGGAGGAGGTCATCTGGGCCGAGTGCGGCGTGGCACACGCCGAGCCCCTTAAGGCGGAGCTCAACCGGGAGGTCGGCAAGGCCGTATCACAGAAGACGGGGAAGGAGGTCGATTTCAAGCGCCCGGACGTGGTCTTCACCATCGACCTGGCGGCCGACCGCGTTGTGCCGAAGATCAACTCGCTCTTCATCTACGGGCGATACAACAAGTACGTCCGTGACATCCCCCAGACCCGCTGGCCCTGCAGGGAGTGCGGCGGAAAGGGCAAGAAAGGCGAAGCGGAGTGCGAACACTGCAAGGGCACCGGAAAGATGTACCCCACCTCCGTCGAGGAGCAGATCAACCACGAGGTCATCGACGAGTTCAAGGCCGGCGACGCCATACTGCACGGGGCGGGCCGCGAGGACATAGACGGGCGCATGCTCGGGGACGGCAGGCCCTTCGTCATGGAGGTCATCAACCCCCGTGTCCGCTGGGTCGACCTGGATGCCCTGAGGGAGCGCATCAACGCATACGCTTCGGAAAAAGTAGCGGTCTCGGGCCTCCACTACGTCGATAAAGACTCAGTAGAACAGGTAAAGAGCATAAAGCCCGACAAGACCTACAGGCTTAAAGTTATATACAATGACGATATTTCAATAGAAACGCTTAAATCTTCGTTAGCTACTTTATCTAACTCGACTATCCTCCAGCGGACACCCGTAAGGGTCTCGCACCGCCGGGCGGACCTGGAGAGGAAGCGTAAAGTCCACTCCATAACTCTGGGGGAGCTCAACGAAGCCGATAAGTATTTCACTATCACCGTCCGCTGTGAAGGCGGGCTATATGTGAAGGAGCTGGTGTCCGGCGATAATGGCCGGACGAGCCCGTCGCTATCGGCCCTGCTCAACAGGCAGGCACGCGTCACAGAGCTGGACGTAATGAACGTCGAAGGAGGAATATCATGGCAAGATCACATGGTGAAAGAAAAAAGACCAGGTACAAGTTCACAAAGGCGCTAA
- a CDS encoding 50S ribosomal protein L21e, translating to MARSHGERKKTRYKFTKALRERGFSPVSRAVQEFTVGQKVHIDIDPSVHKGMPYRRFQGKTCTVTGTRGRAYLLEMYDGGLRKEIIARPQHLRPQKDQPAEQ from the coding sequence ATGGCAAGATCACATGGTGAAAGAAAAAAGACCAGGTACAAGTTCACAAAGGCGCTAAGAGAGAGGGGCTTCTCGCCCGTCAGCCGCGCCGTTCAGGAATTCACTGTCGGGCAAAAGGTCCACATCGACATCGACCCGAGCGTCCACAAGGGCATGCCGTACCGCAGGTTCCAGGGCAAGACGTGCACCGTCACCGGTACCCGCGGCAGGGCTTACCTGTTAGAGATGTACGACGGCGGCCTCCGGAAGGAGATCATCGCCCGCCCGCAGCACCTCAGGCCCCAGAAGGACCAGCCCGCTGAGCAGTGA
- a CDS encoding RNA polymerase Rpb4 family protein, translating into MIIKKVISEELITLPEVRDTLNAIRDEREKAGQELRYEQKRAVEHANKFSKIGAKESRDMVNELLTLEKMKLDIAVKIANLCPRSKDELRAIYAKERFTLNEAELKAILDIVGKYI; encoded by the coding sequence ATGATCATCAAGAAGGTAATAAGCGAAGAGTTGATCACCCTCCCGGAAGTCCGGGACACCCTTAACGCCATCAGGGACGAGCGGGAGAAGGCGGGCCAGGAGCTGCGCTACGAACAGAAGCGCGCGGTCGAGCACGCCAATAAGTTCTCGAAGATCGGCGCCAAAGAGTCGAGGGACATGGTGAACGAGCTTCTTACCCTTGAAAAGATGAAGCTGGACATCGCAGTCAAGATCGCCAACCTTTGCCCCCGCTCGAAGGATGAGCTCAGGGCGATCTACGCGAAAGAGCGGTTTACGCTTAATGAAGCAGAGCTTAAGGCTATTCTGGATATAGTCGGTAAGTATATCTAA